The following coding sequences are from one Cryptococcus deuterogattii R265 chromosome 1, complete sequence window:
- a CDS encoding exosome complex component RRP45 — translation MVREIDPPSIQNEFLLAALAEGKRLDGRLPLQMRDVHYIFGDELGCVECRLGKTSILAQVSATIVKPRDDRPYEGFLLINSEIGPMASSVYENGRPGDDEVMIGRLLEKSIRRTEAIDREALCILAGEKVWQLRLTLHFLSDSGNLLDCAALAGMAALKHFRKPDVEVIGDEVIIHSPDERAPVPLAIHHTPLCLTFAYFENLPPILDPSHIEAILCSGTLTLTLNAQREICVLSKAGGAPLGAEEIMDVVKFGVDKVRELVRHLEEELEKDRTSRVVEVR, via the exons ATGGTTAGAGAAATAGACCCACCGTCAATCCAGAACGagtttcttcttgccgCCTTGGCTGAGGGAAAAAGGCTGGACGGCCGGCTACCCCTCCAGATGCGGGACGTCCATTACATTTTTGGGGATGAGCTTGGTTGTGTCGAGTGTCGCTTGGGGAAGACATC TATACTTGCTCAAGTGTCGGCGACCATTGTCAAACCGCGAGACGATAGACCTTATGAAGGATTTCTGTTGATTAATTCAGAAATCGGGCCTATGGCAAGCAGTGTCTATGAAAACGGGAG ACCCGGTGACGATGAAGTCATGATTGGGAGGCTTCTGGAGAAGAGTATTCGACGTACTGAAGCCATTGACAGAGAGGCCTTGTGCATCCTTGCAGGTGAAAAG GTTTGGCAACTGCGCCTCACTCTGCACTTTCTCTCAGACTCGGGTAACCTCCTTGACTGTGCTGCGCTTGCGGGCATGGCGGCGTTGAAACATTTCAGGAAACCGGATGTAGAAGTTATTGGCGACGAGGTCATCATT CACTCGCCCGACGAACGAGCCCCCGTACCACTGGCCATCCATCACACACCACTATGTCTCACGTTTGCCTACTTTGAAAA TCTTCCTCCAATCCTTGATCCCTCCCACATCGAAGCTATCCTTTGCTCCGGCACCCTTACCCTTACCCTCAACGCACAACGAGAGATTTGTGTCCTTTCCAAAGCTGGAGGGGCCCCTCTCGGCGCTGAAGAGATTATGGATGTCGTCAAATTTGGTGTTGATAAAGTTAGGGAACTAGTGAGGCacttggaggaagagctaGAAAAGGACCGTACAAgtagagttgttgaagtGCGTTAG